From Apium graveolens cultivar Ventura chromosome 9, ASM990537v1, whole genome shotgun sequence, the proteins below share one genomic window:
- the LOC141684668 gene encoding DAR GTPase 3, chloroplastic has translation MGAHLLVQMSSGLCCLNKSSAATPLISRPNPPTRPFSTVCAASPSQPTSTIQIVGGNNSGWYGNNNLHFSNTFGSREEEFDWSDLDNDLYHWTKTLRPVQWYPGHIAKTEKELKEQLKLMDVVIEVRDARIPMSTSHPQMDAWLGNRKRILVLNREDMISSEDRNAWATYYANQGTKVVFANGKLGMGALKMGRLAKTLAAGVNIKRKAKGLLPRPVRAGIVGYPNVGKSSLINRLLKRRMCLAAPRPGVTRVLKWVRFGTDLELLDSPGIIPMRISDQSAAIKLAICDDIGERSYDFADVAAILVQMLTKFPSVGNSVLCQRYKLDADSHCGKTYVQQLANHLFNGDSNQAAFRILADFRKGKFGWHALERPPKEGNGSF, from the exons ATGGGAGCTCATCTTCTTGTTCAAATGTCATCTGGGCTTTGTTGTCTCAACAAAAGCTCTGCTGCAACACCACTTATTAGTAGGCCTAACCCTCCAACCAGACCTTTTTCTACAGTTTGTGCTGCTTCTCCTTCTCAGCCCACGTCTACTATTCAg ATTGTTGGCGGGAATAATTCGGGTTGGTATGGAAACAACAATTTGCATTTTAGTAACACATTTGGAAGTCGTGAAGAAGAATTTGACTGGAGCGATCTCGATAATGACCTTTATCATTGGACAAAAACATTGCGGCCTGTTCAG TGGTATCCTGGTCATATTGCAAAAACCGAAAAAGAGCTTAAAGAACAGCTAAAATTGATGGATGTTGTAATAGAGGTGCGAGATGCAAGAATTCCAATGTCCACTAGTCATCCTCAG ATGGATGCATGGCTTGGTAACAGAAAGAGAATCTTAGTTTTAAATAGAGAAGATATGATTTCTTCTGAGGACCGCAATGCCTGGGCAACTTATTATGCTAACCAGGGCACAAAGGTTGTCTTCGCCAACGGAAAGCTTGGGATG GGAGCCTTGAAGATGGGGAGGTTGGCAAAGACTCTAGCTGCTGGAGTAAATATTAAACGCAAAGCAAAAGGACTCCTTCCCCGTCCA GTTCGAGCTGGAATAGTGGGATATCCAAATGTTGGCAAATCATCTTTGATCAATCGTTTGCTGAAAAGGCGTATGTGTCTAGCTGCTCCAAGACCTGGTGTTACTAGAGTACTGAA ATGGGTTCGTTTTGGGACAGATCTGGAGTTGTTAGATTCCCCTGGAATAATCCCAATGAGGATCAGTGATCAGTCTGCTGCAATAAAGCTTGCAATATGTGATGACATTGGGGAGAGATCCTATGATTTTGCTGATGTTGCAGCCATTCTTGTCCAGATGCTTACAAAGTTTCCATCAGTTG GAAACAGCGTTCTTTGCCAAAGGTATAAACTTGATGCGGATTCTCATTGTGGTAAAAC ATACGTTCAGCAACTTGCAAATCACTTGTTCAATGGAGACAGTAATCAAGCAGCATTCCGTATTTTGGCAGACTTTAGAAAAGGGAAATTTGGTTGGCATGCCCTAGAGAGGCCTCCAAAAGAAGGCAACGGGTCATTTTGA
- the LOC141684679 gene encoding RAN GTPase-activating protein 2-like — protein MDSAYYHRSISIKLWPPSRSTRLMLVERMTKYLTTPSKSILSRKYGLFDKEEAEEISKNIEESAFASANLHYEKEPDGDGSSAIQLYAKESSKLMLEAVKSGPLKANEDGTVITEKVTTQNTVFDISGGPRALINADEAEELLQPLSQQGNKFTKICFSNRSFGLDAAHVAKSFLFLLKDQLKEVDLSDFIAGRPEDEALEVMKIFSSVLDGCELRCLNLSNNALGEKGVRAFESLLRSQQNLEELYLMNDGISEAAARALCELIPSTEKLKVLQFHNNMTGDEGAVAISELVKHSPVLENFRCSSTRVDSEGGVALAEALGTCPNLKKLDLSDNMFGIKSGVALSKALLGCPNLSEVYLSYLNLSDEGCIALANALKESAPSLEILEMSGNEITAKAALALSSLITSACSLTKLNLSENELKDAGAIQIAKALEQGCVQLNEVDMSTNLIRRAGARVLAQAVVGKPGFKLLKMDANCISDEGVKEIKDMFKRSSAMLASLDDNDPEGEDNDEEAEEAGDEDELESKLKGIEINNEN, from the coding sequence ATGGATTCTGCATATTATCACCGCTCAATCTCTATCAAACTGTGGCCTCCCAGCCGAAGCACAAGGTTAATGCTCGTGGAACGGATGACCAAGTATCTTACAACACCATCTAAATCTATCCTATCAAGGAAGTATGGTCTGTTTGACAAAGAAGAAGCTGAAGAAATTTCCAAGAATATTGAAGAATCAGCTTTTGCTTCTGCTAACCTACACTATGAGAAAGAGCCAGATGGTGATGGAAGTTCAGCAATTCAACTTTATGCTAAAGAATCTAGTAAACTTATGCTTGAAGCAGTCAAAAGTGGCCCTTTAAAGGCAAATGAAGATGGAACAGTCATAACTGAGAAAGTTACGACTCAAAATACTGTTTTTGACATTTCTGGAGGTCCCCGAGCCTTAATCAATGCAGACGAGGCTGAAGAGTTGTTACAACCACTGAGCCAGCAAGGAAATAAGTTTACAAAGATTTGTTTCAGCAATCGTAGTTTTGGACTAGATGCTGCTCATGTTGCTAAATCCTTTCTGTTTCTTCTCAAGGATCAACTGAAAGAAGTTGATCTATCAGATTTTATTGCAGGAAGACCCGAGGACGAAGCTCTTGAAGTCATGAAAATATTTTCATCAGTCCTGGATGGTTGTGAACTAAGGTGTCTGAATTTATCAAACAATGCGTTGGGGGAAAAGGGTGTACGGGCATTTGAGAGCCTCTTGAGGTCACAGCAGAACTTGGAGGAGCTTTATCTTATGAATGATGGTATTTCAGAAGCAGCTGCACGAGCTTTATGCGAATTGATACCTTCCACCGAAAAACTAAAGGTGCTTCAGTTTCATAACAACATGACTGGGGATGAAGGGGCGGTTGCAATCTCAGAACTTGTAAAACATTCTCCTGTATTAGAAAATTTCCGGTGTTCTTCCACAAGGGTTGACTCTGAAGGTGGTGTTGCTTTGGCTGAAGCACTTGGAACCTGTCCCAATCTGAAGAAGCTTGATCTAAGCGACAATATGTTTGGGATTAAATCCGGAGTTGCTTTGAGTAAAGCACTACTTGGATGTCCTAATCTTAGTGAAGTGTACCTGAGCTACCTCAATCTATCGGATGAAGGGTGTATAGCTCTTGCTAATGCTCTCAAGGAGTCTGCTCCTTCACTTGAAATTCTGGAGATGTCTGGAAATGAAATTACTGCAAAAGCAGCTCTCGCTCTGTCAAGCCTGATAACTTCAGCTTGTTCTCTGACCAAATTAAACCTGTCAGAAAATGAATTGAAGGATGCGGGTGCTATTCAAATTGCAAAGGCTCTGGAGCAGGGTTGTGTTCAGTTAAATGAAGTTGATATGAGCACAAACCTAATTAGAAGGGCTGGTGCCAGGGTTTTGGCTCAGGCTGTTGTAGGCAAACCTGGGTTTAAGCTGCTTAAAATGGATGCTAATTGTATTTCTGATGAAGGTGTTAAAGAGATAAAGGATATGTTTAAACGTTCTTCCGCTATGCTTGCTTCGTTGGATGATAATGATCCAGAAGGAGAAGATAATGATGAGGAGGCTGAAGAAGCAGGTGATGAAGATGAACTTGAatcaaaactcaaaggcattgaAATCAATAACGAGAATTAG